One Aliidongia dinghuensis DNA segment encodes these proteins:
- a CDS encoding enoyl-CoA hydratase-related protein has translation MTSPAAASAPEVRPPVTANLENVLYEKRDAIAYVTINRPKVLNALNQATWVELRAAFEDARDDDAVRGVIVTGTGDKAFIAGADIGDLAQYTAVEAEQSSRSGQEVLDFVENLGKPVVAAINGFALGGGCETAMACTIRIAVEHAKFGQPEVKLGLLPGGGGTQRLPRLVGKGRALQLILTGGMIDAQEAWRIGLVNEVVRAGELIPRAEAILKEIAANGPLSVRYALEAVNKGVETSQAEGLALEAAVFGLCAATEDKQEGTHAFLEKRAPRFRGR, from the coding sequence ATGACTTCGCCCGCTGCGGCGTCGGCGCCCGAAGTGCGCCCGCCAGTCACTGCCAATCTCGAGAACGTGCTCTACGAGAAGAGGGACGCGATCGCCTACGTGACGATCAATCGTCCGAAGGTGCTGAACGCACTCAACCAAGCCACCTGGGTCGAACTCCGTGCGGCCTTCGAGGACGCACGCGACGACGACGCCGTGCGTGGGGTCATCGTCACCGGCACCGGCGACAAGGCGTTCATCGCCGGCGCCGACATCGGCGACCTTGCACAATACACGGCGGTCGAGGCCGAGCAGTCGAGCCGCTCCGGACAGGAGGTGCTCGATTTCGTCGAGAACCTCGGCAAGCCGGTGGTCGCGGCGATCAACGGCTTTGCGCTGGGCGGCGGCTGCGAGACGGCGATGGCCTGCACCATCCGCATCGCCGTCGAGCACGCGAAGTTCGGCCAGCCGGAAGTCAAGCTGGGACTGCTCCCCGGCGGCGGCGGCACCCAGAGGCTGCCGCGTCTCGTCGGCAAGGGCCGGGCGCTCCAGCTCATCCTCACCGGCGGCATGATCGACGCCCAGGAGGCCTGGCGCATCGGGCTCGTCAACGAGGTCGTCCGGGCCGGCGAGCTGATCCCGCGCGCGGAAGCGATCCTCAAGGAGATCGCCGCCAATGGCCCGCTCTCCGTCCGATACGCCCTCGAGGCGGTCAACAAGGGCGTGGAGACCAGCCAGGCCGAGGGCCTCGCCCTGGAGGCGGCGGTCTTCGGCCTGTGCGCTGCGACCGAGGACAAGCAGGAGGGCACTCACGCCTTCCTCGAAAAGCGCGCGCCCCGGTTCCGCGGCCGCTGA
- a CDS encoding transporter, which yields MALMLDRFKFLFSPHQRKPLGYSPRRAKRSRAMAGRWKPCLWTSAATALAAVAPSSCFAIDYQPFDWVPFAPGTNVAMAYYDFGAHSFNGTIAGTAKNNANLDSHIGVGRYLHYGEIFEHPYVLDFILPFGALTGGKIDGKRLGDASGVADPIASVGYWFINQPEQKRYLSAATFLTLPIGTYDSHRVLNLGGNRWQNDLQVDFTQGFLDKYTIDVAADWIWYGDNTRAGTGHQTLKESATYTSYLWLSRDMTPEIQRVFPSALNASISVGYAGSFGGAQKLDGISTGVKTNEHQIRLTYMQFITPTLQGLLSVNHDIAAHGQLKQDFGLLARIAIIF from the coding sequence ATGGCGCTGATGTTGGACCGATTCAAGTTCTTGTTTTCGCCGCACCAAAGGAAGCCGCTGGGCTATTCGCCGAGGCGAGCGAAAAGGTCGCGCGCGATGGCGGGCCGATGGAAGCCATGTTTATGGACCTCTGCCGCAACAGCTCTGGCTGCAGTAGCCCCATCCTCATGCTTCGCGATCGACTACCAGCCATTCGATTGGGTCCCGTTCGCACCGGGCACCAATGTTGCCATGGCTTACTATGATTTTGGCGCACACTCATTCAACGGTACAATAGCCGGCACGGCAAAGAACAATGCCAATCTTGACAGTCATATCGGGGTTGGACGCTACCTCCATTACGGTGAAATCTTCGAGCATCCCTATGTGCTCGATTTCATCCTGCCCTTCGGCGCATTGACAGGCGGCAAGATCGACGGCAAGCGCCTGGGCGATGCATCTGGCGTCGCAGATCCGATCGCCTCGGTAGGATATTGGTTCATCAATCAGCCCGAGCAGAAACGTTACCTCTCGGCGGCTACCTTCCTGACCCTGCCGATTGGGACTTATGACAGCCACAGGGTGCTGAATCTCGGCGGAAATCGATGGCAGAACGACCTTCAGGTGGATTTCACCCAGGGGTTTCTCGACAAATACACGATCGACGTCGCGGCAGACTGGATCTGGTACGGCGACAATACGAGGGCGGGCACAGGCCATCAGACTCTCAAGGAAAGCGCGACCTACACGAGCTATCTCTGGCTGAGCCGCGACATGACCCCGGAGATCCAGCGGGTTTTTCCAAGCGCCTTGAATGCGTCCATTTCGGTCGGATACGCAGGTTCTTTCGGCGGTGCCCAGAAGCTTGACGGTATTTCTACGGGTGTGAAGACCAACGAGCACCAAATCCGATTGACCTACATGCAGTTCATTACGCCCACATTGCAGGGATTGCTATCGGTCAACCATGACATTGCCGCCCACGGTCAACTCAAGCAGGACTTTGGCCTGCTCGCGCGAATCGCAATAATATTTTAG
- a CDS encoding AAA family ATPase, whose amino-acid sequence MVPLSQNGAYSDGCSEALWEDGERVFHRAWRLDDNGKRRAVLLVAPAADHPSRSSLDRLTHEYELKDELDAAWAIRPLDLVLDAGRTVLVLEDAGGEPLDRLLGGPMEVGRFLRLAVAVAFALGRLHQRGLVHKDIKPANILLNEATGEVRLTGFGIASCFARERQSPHPPETIAGTLAYMAPEQTGRMNRSIDSRSDLYALGVTFYKMLTGALPFVAAEPMEWVHCHLARQPVAPAERLKEIPDAVSAIVMKLLAKRAEDRYQTAAGLESDLRSCLIEWEAQGRIDDFPLGEHDAPDRLLIPEKLYGRRREVETLLASFDRVVNGGAPELVLVYGYSGIGKSSVVNELQPVLVPPRGLFASGKFDQLKRDIPYATLAQAFQSLIRPLLGKSDADLAPWRDALRKTLGSNAGLMVDLVPELKLLIGEPPPIVELPPLDAQRRFQMVLRQLIGVFARAEHPLALFLDDLQWLDAATLDFLEDLLSRSDLRNLLLIGAFRDNEVTAAHPLMRKLEAMRATGRVQDIKLAPLTTDDLGNLVSDSLRCDAEQADPLAGLVHAKTDGNPFFVIQFLHVLADEGLLAFDHEQARWAWDMGGIHAKKYTDNVVELLAGKLTRLARETQDAVRQLACLGNVADVAMLSIVMKVPEEQVHASLSEAVRQQLIDRIERSYKFIHDRVQEATYALIPEKARAEAHLIIGRLLLEQTPPERREEAVFEIVNQLNRGAPFIISRDEREQLAELNLAAGKRAKASSAYASALTYLTTGAALLPEDAWQRRQELAFESELHAADCEVCTGALQAAEQRLAALATRTVDNVQRCIVAQRRVDLQVILGAAERVVAIALECLRHVGIDWSAHPTEAEARREYERIWSLLGDRTIEDLIDLQRLQDPEARATLDLLTSLVLPALYTDPNLFALSACMGVNLSLEHGNSEGSLLNYVATAMIAGPRFGHYVEGYRFGKLACDLLERRGFTYFGARTYTAFAIVVPWTRPLTEGIDPSRSAFQMAKENGDPGYAAFASRGLSTILIALGHPLDQFEREAQDSLEFLQRYGFFLDRLSAPIGLARTLRGRTTKFGSLDDGAFTERSFEERITGQPSRVFLESFYWIRKLQARFFARDYASAFEAAEKVEAWYVTSPALSLFPLEKAECHFYAGLTRAARCEPTGPDPYAKHQEAIGRHERELRALATNCPQNFEDRAALVGAEIAGIEGRPLEAMDLYERAIVSARANGFVQNEALAYELAARFYAARGFEEVADLYLGNARRCYLRWGADGKVRQLDQLHPQLRQHGGAPRPSGTIEAPVEQLDLATVIKVSQAVSGEMVLEKLMDRLMRAAIEQAGAERGLLISLQGDALQIDAEATAQGENVAVHVPDRGACAVAVALPHSLIRYAARTLETVILDDALLQNAFSADSYIVQHHSRSILCLPLINQGKLNGILYLENNLAPRVFTPLRITVLKVLASQAAISLENTRLYRDLEDREAKIRRLVDSNIIGIFIGDLDGRIVEANDAFLRILGYDREDLVSRPLNWIELTPPEWRERNIRTLVELNATGKAQVFEKEYFRRDGGRVPVLIGAASLKEGGNEAVAFVVDLTEPKRVEEALRESERGLRSAIDGIPGFVAVLAPNGDVEALNRQILEYCGRSLEELKIWGTDGTIHPDDVPHVVEVFTRSIAAGVPFEYENRLRRFDGKYRWFDVRGVPIRDDSGRITRWYLLLTDIEDRTQALARLQQMQSDFAHMNRVSMMGELAASLSHEIAQPIASARNNARAAQNFLKMQPPDLGEVWEALSSAVGDADRAGEIIDRIREQMKKAPPRKHRFDLNAAINEVIVLAQSVILRNGVSVQNRLADGLFPVQGDRVQLQQVVLNLILNAVEAMGSADAGPRELLISTEQDDTGVLVAVRDTGPGIAPMHFERVFEAFYTTKPSGVGMGLSICRSIIDAHGGRLWADANEPRGAVFQFTLPGAERELTNPLQSVRRT is encoded by the coding sequence ATGGTGCCGCTTTCGCAGAACGGCGCGTACTCGGACGGCTGCTCTGAGGCCTTGTGGGAGGACGGCGAACGCGTTTTCCACCGCGCCTGGCGACTAGACGATAACGGCAAGCGGCGCGCCGTGCTGCTCGTTGCTCCTGCCGCCGACCACCCGTCCCGCTCAAGCCTCGATCGCCTCACCCACGAATACGAACTGAAGGATGAACTCGATGCGGCGTGGGCGATACGCCCGCTGGACCTCGTCCTCGACGCCGGCCGGACTGTGCTGGTGCTCGAGGATGCGGGTGGCGAGCCACTCGACCGGCTGCTCGGCGGGCCGATGGAGGTGGGACGCTTCTTGCGCCTCGCCGTCGCTGTTGCCTTCGCTCTCGGTAGACTTCACCAGCGCGGGCTCGTTCACAAAGATATCAAGCCAGCGAACATCCTGCTCAACGAGGCGACCGGCGAGGTGCGGCTGACCGGGTTCGGCATCGCCTCGTGCTTCGCGCGCGAGCGTCAGTCGCCCCACCCTCCCGAGACGATCGCCGGCACGCTCGCCTATATGGCGCCCGAGCAGACAGGACGGATGAATCGGTCAATCGATTCCCGGAGCGACCTCTACGCGCTCGGCGTCACTTTCTACAAAATGCTCACCGGTGCTTTGCCATTTGTCGCCGCGGAGCCGATGGAATGGGTGCACTGCCATCTCGCCAGGCAGCCGGTGGCGCCTGCCGAGCGGCTGAAGGAAATTCCTGACGCCGTCTCGGCGATCGTCATGAAGCTGCTGGCGAAGCGGGCCGAAGACCGCTATCAAACGGCGGCTGGTCTGGAAAGCGACCTTCGCAGCTGCCTCATCGAGTGGGAGGCGCAGGGCCGGATAGACGATTTTCCGCTCGGCGAACACGATGCGCCCGACCGGCTGCTGATTCCCGAGAAACTCTACGGGCGGCGGCGCGAGGTCGAGACTTTGCTCGCCTCCTTCGATCGCGTCGTCAATGGTGGCGCCCCGGAACTGGTCCTGGTCTACGGCTATTCCGGCATCGGCAAATCGTCGGTTGTCAACGAGCTGCAGCCGGTGCTGGTACCGCCGCGTGGCCTGTTCGCTTCCGGCAAATTCGATCAGCTCAAGCGCGATATTCCCTACGCGACGCTGGCACAGGCGTTTCAGAGCCTGATCCGGCCGCTGCTCGGCAAGAGCGACGCCGACCTTGCGCCGTGGCGCGACGCCTTGCGGAAGACGCTGGGATCGAATGCAGGACTGATGGTGGATCTCGTTCCCGAGCTGAAGCTCCTCATTGGAGAGCCGCCGCCGATCGTTGAGCTTCCGCCGCTGGATGCGCAACGGCGCTTCCAGATGGTGCTTCGGCAGTTGATCGGCGTCTTTGCTCGGGCGGAACATCCCCTGGCACTGTTCCTCGATGACTTGCAGTGGCTCGATGCGGCAACGCTCGACTTTTTGGAAGACCTGTTGAGCCGGTCCGATCTCCGCAACCTCCTCCTCATCGGCGCCTTCCGCGATAACGAGGTCACTGCAGCGCATCCGCTCATGCGCAAGCTGGAGGCGATGCGCGCAACCGGAAGGGTGCAGGATATCAAGCTGGCGCCCCTGACGACCGATGACCTCGGAAACCTTGTCTCGGACTCGCTTCGCTGCGACGCCGAGCAGGCTGATCCGCTCGCTGGACTGGTGCACGCGAAGACGGACGGCAATCCGTTCTTCGTGATCCAATTTCTGCATGTGCTCGCTGACGAGGGTCTCCTAGCCTTCGATCACGAGCAGGCGCGATGGGCCTGGGACATGGGAGGCATCCACGCCAAAAAATATACAGACAACGTCGTGGAGCTCTTGGCTGGAAAGTTGACGCGGCTAGCGCGCGAAACGCAGGACGCGGTACGGCAGCTTGCTTGCCTCGGCAACGTGGCCGATGTTGCGATGCTCTCGATCGTTATGAAGGTGCCCGAGGAACAGGTGCACGCGTCTCTCTCGGAGGCCGTACGCCAACAATTGATCGACCGTATAGAGCGTTCCTACAAGTTCATTCACGACCGGGTGCAGGAGGCGACCTACGCGCTGATCCCGGAAAAGGCGCGCGCCGAGGCCCATCTGATAATCGGCCGGTTACTGCTGGAGCAGACACCACCGGAAAGACGCGAAGAGGCAGTCTTCGAGATCGTCAATCAGCTCAACCGCGGCGCGCCGTTTATCATCTCACGCGACGAACGCGAGCAGCTCGCAGAGTTGAACTTGGCCGCTGGCAAGCGCGCCAAGGCGTCGTCGGCCTATGCCTCCGCGCTGACCTATCTTACCACCGGTGCGGCGCTGTTGCCGGAGGACGCGTGGCAGCGCCGGCAGGAGCTGGCCTTCGAGTCGGAGCTGCACGCCGCCGACTGCGAGGTCTGTACCGGGGCGCTGCAAGCCGCCGAGCAGCGGCTGGCGGCGCTGGCAACGCGCACTGTCGACAACGTTCAACGATGCATCGTGGCACAGCGGCGCGTGGATCTGCAGGTAATCCTTGGGGCGGCCGAGAGAGTGGTGGCTATTGCCCTGGAATGCTTGCGGCACGTGGGCATCGATTGGTCGGCGCATCCCACCGAGGCGGAAGCGCGCCGCGAGTACGAGCGCATCTGGTCATTGCTCGGAGATCGCACGATCGAGGATCTCATTGACCTGCAGCGGCTCCAGGATCCGGAGGCCCGGGCGACGCTCGACCTGCTCACCAGCCTCGTTCTACCGGCACTGTACACCGACCCGAACTTATTCGCGCTCAGCGCTTGTATGGGCGTCAATCTCAGCCTGGAACACGGCAACAGCGAAGGATCACTGTTGAACTACGTGGCAACGGCGATGATCGCCGGCCCCCGCTTCGGCCACTACGTTGAAGGCTATCGATTTGGAAAGTTGGCCTGCGATCTGCTCGAACGTCGCGGATTTACGTACTTTGGGGCACGGACCTATACTGCCTTTGCGATTGTGGTTCCGTGGACACGACCGCTCACGGAGGGCATCGATCCGTCGCGCAGTGCCTTCCAGATGGCGAAAGAGAACGGCGACCCCGGATATGCCGCATTCGCCTCCCGCGGTCTCAGCACCATTCTTATTGCCCTGGGCCATCCACTCGACCAATTCGAGCGCGAAGCCCAGGACTCATTGGAGTTCCTGCAGAGGTACGGATTCTTCCTCGACAGGCTTTCCGCGCCAATCGGGCTCGCACGGACCCTGCGCGGAAGAACCACGAAGTTCGGGTCCCTCGACGATGGCGCATTCACGGAGCGCTCCTTCGAGGAGCGTATCACGGGTCAACCCTCTCGTGTCTTTTTGGAATCGTTCTACTGGATCCGAAAGCTCCAGGCGCGCTTCTTCGCCCGCGACTACGCTTCGGCGTTTGAGGCAGCGGAAAAGGTGGAGGCATGGTACGTGACCTCCCCGGCGCTATCGCTCTTTCCTTTAGAGAAGGCGGAATGTCACTTCTATGCCGGGCTAACTCGCGCCGCGCGGTGCGAGCCCACAGGTCCCGACCCTTACGCCAAACATCAAGAGGCAATCGGGAGGCACGAGCGAGAGCTTCGGGCCCTGGCGACGAATTGTCCGCAGAACTTCGAGGATCGTGCCGCGCTGGTCGGCGCTGAGATTGCCGGTATCGAGGGACGCCCGCTCGAGGCCATGGACCTCTACGAGCGCGCCATCGTGTCAGCACGCGCAAACGGCTTCGTCCAAAACGAGGCGCTCGCCTACGAGCTGGCCGCGCGCTTTTACGCGGCGCGCGGATTCGAGGAGGTCGCGGATCTCTATCTGGGAAACGCACGGCGGTGTTACCTCCGATGGGGAGCCGATGGAAAAGTGCGCCAACTCGATCAGCTCCATCCGCAGCTGAGGCAGCACGGAGGCGCGCCGAGACCATCGGGGACGATCGAAGCGCCGGTCGAACAGCTCGATCTCGCGACCGTGATCAAGGTGTCGCAAGCCGTCTCCGGTGAGATGGTTCTGGAAAAGCTCATGGACAGGCTCATGCGGGCGGCGATCGAGCAGGCCGGTGCCGAGCGAGGGCTCTTGATCTCCTTGCAGGGCGATGCGCTGCAGATCGACGCGGAGGCGACCGCGCAGGGGGAGAATGTAGCCGTGCATGTGCCGGATCGTGGTGCATGCGCAGTCGCAGTCGCCTTGCCACATTCGCTCATACGTTATGCGGCACGTACGCTAGAGACGGTGATTCTCGATGACGCATTGTTGCAGAACGCGTTTTCTGCTGATTCTTACATTGTGCAGCATCACTCCCGTTCCATTCTCTGTTTACCATTGATCAACCAGGGAAAGCTCAACGGCATTCTCTATCTTGAAAACAATCTGGCGCCGCGCGTTTTCACCCCTCTGCGCATCACGGTGCTGAAAGTGCTTGCGTCGCAGGCGGCGATCTCGCTCGAGAATACGCGGCTCTATCGGGATCTTGAAGATCGCGAAGCAAAGATTCGGCGTTTGGTCGATTCCAACATCATTGGCATATTTATTGGCGACCTCGACGGTCGGATTGTGGAGGCCAATGACGCGTTTCTCCGCATCCTCGGATACGACCGTGAGGACTTGGTTTCGAGGCCCTTGAACTGGATCGAGCTCACCCCACCAGAATGGCGGGAGCGCAACATTCGTACTCTGGTGGAACTGAACGCAACCGGCAAAGCTCAAGTCTTCGAGAAGGAGTACTTTCGGAGAGACGGCGGCCGCGTTCCCGTGCTCATTGGCGCTGCATCACTGAAAGAGGGCGGCAACGAGGCCGTCGCGTTCGTTGTCGACCTGACCGAGCCCAAACGGGTGGAGGAGGCGCTGCGTGAAAGCGAGCGAGGCTTGCGCTCGGCGATTGACGGGATACCGGGTTTCGTTGCGGTCTTAGCCCCGAATGGCGACGTCGAAGCTCTCAACCGTCAAATCCTCGAGTATTGTGGCCGGTCACTGGAAGAGCTGAAGATCTGGGGGACGGACGGAACGATTCATCCTGATGACGTCCCCCACGTCGTTGAAGTCTTCACAAGATCAATCGCCGCCGGTGTTCCCTTCGAGTACGAAAATCGCTTAAGGCGCTTCGACGGCAAATACCGGTGGTTTGACGTCCGGGGCGTTCCAATTCGGGATGACTCTGGGCGCATTACCCGTTGGTATCTTCTCCTGACGGACATCGAGGATCGCACGCAAGCACTGGCGCGCTTGCAGCAGATGCAATCGGATTTCGCCCATATGAACCGCGTGAGCATGATGGGAGAATTGGCAGCCTCGCTCTCTCACGAGATCGCGCAACCGATCGCCAGTGCGCGCAATAATGCCCGCGCGGCCCAGAATTTTCTGAAGATGCAGCCGCCGGACCTGGGCGAGGTCTGGGAAGCACTCTCCAGTGCCGTTGGGGACGCAGATCGAGCCGGAGAAATCATTGACCGCATCCGTGAGCAGATGAAGAAAGCGCCGCCGCGAAAGCATCGTTTTGATCTTAACGCAGCAATCAATGAAGTGATTGTGTTGGCGCAAAGCGTGATCCTCAGGAATGGCGTCTCGGTCCAGAACCGGCTTGCGGATGGATTGTTTCCCGTTCAGGGGGATCGCGTTCAGCTGCAACAAGTCGTCCTGAACCTGATCCTGAACGCGGTTGAGGCAATGGGCTCGGCTGACGCTGGTCCACGAGAGCTGTTAATCAGCACCGAGCAAGACGACACCGGCGTTCTCGTGGCGGTGCGTGATACCGGGCCGGGCATCGCGCCCATGCACTTCGAGCGCGTTTTCGAGGCATTCTACACCACGAAACCGAGCGGCGTGGGGATGGGACTGTCGATATGCCGGTCCATCATCGATGCTCATGGGGGCCGGCTGTGGGCCGATGCGAACGAACCGCGCGGCGCCGTATTTCAGTTCACCTTGCCCGGCGCTGAAAGAGAGCTCACGAATCCTCTTCAATCGGTTCGCCGGACGTGA
- a CDS encoding response regulator transcription factor, with product MMKKVLVSVVEDDRFFRESMKRLMRSLGYAVEVFPSAADFLASPRLAEPACLIADVHMPAMTGIELYRHLVDAGRAIPTILVTAYPNDVDRIRAVNDGVVCYLRKPVDEQDLKRCLQAVLTSGEPIEEDS from the coding sequence ATGATGAAAAAGGTATTGGTTTCGGTCGTTGAAGATGACCGGTTCTTTCGCGAGTCGATGAAACGGCTCATGAGATCGCTGGGTTATGCCGTCGAGGTTTTCCCCTCGGCGGCCGATTTCCTCGCATCCCCTCGTCTCGCCGAACCGGCCTGCCTGATCGCCGATGTCCACATGCCAGCGATGACCGGGATCGAACTTTATCGACACCTCGTCGATGCCGGCCGCGCGATTCCGACGATCCTCGTGACTGCCTACCCCAATGATGTTGACCGGATCCGCGCCGTGAATGACGGGGTCGTCTGTTACCTTCGCAAGCCGGTGGATGAACAGGATCTGAAACGGTGCCTTCAGGCGGTCCTCACGTCCGGCGAACCGATTGAAGAGGATTCGTGA
- a CDS encoding polyhydroxyalkanoate depolymerase: MLYQAYQAHADVMAPLRVLAQATGAFLKQPWPGFGDNLMVRTMAAACELVSRAGMSHRRPPFAIETTVVDGREVAVSEEDAVVTPFGNLLHFAKEGGAEQPRVLLVAPMSGHFATLLRGTVKTLLPDHDVYITDWKNARAVSPLHGRFDLDDFIDTIIEFVNFLGPKSNVIAVCQPAVPVFAAVSLMAAAGDQNQPATMTLMGGPIDTRINPTQVNLLATTRDLEWFERNVITSVPLRYPGAFRRVYPGFLQLAGFMTMNLDRHVNAHVDLFHHLVKGDGESAEATRRFYDEYTAVMDLPAEFYLQTIREVFQEHSLSLGRLVSRGRKAEPQAIRQTALLTIEGENDDICAAGQTSAAHALCSGLSAAKKAQHIQPQVGHYGVFNGRRWATEIYPVLREFIRTHG; this comes from the coding sequence ATGTTGTATCAGGCCTATCAAGCGCATGCTGATGTCATGGCGCCGCTGCGGGTTCTGGCGCAGGCGACTGGCGCATTCCTGAAGCAGCCGTGGCCGGGCTTCGGCGACAATCTCATGGTCCGCACTATGGCCGCCGCCTGCGAGTTGGTTTCGCGGGCCGGCATGTCCCACAGACGCCCGCCCTTCGCCATCGAGACGACGGTCGTCGATGGCCGCGAGGTCGCCGTGAGCGAAGAGGACGCAGTCGTCACGCCGTTCGGCAATCTGCTGCATTTCGCCAAGGAGGGCGGCGCCGAGCAGCCGCGTGTGCTGCTCGTGGCACCGATGTCCGGCCATTTCGCGACGCTGCTGCGCGGCACGGTCAAAACGTTGCTCCCTGACCACGACGTCTACATCACCGACTGGAAGAACGCGCGCGCCGTGTCGCCATTGCACGGACGTTTCGATCTCGACGATTTCATCGACACAATCATAGAATTCGTCAATTTCCTCGGCCCGAAGAGCAATGTCATCGCGGTGTGCCAGCCGGCCGTTCCTGTGTTTGCCGCGGTGTCGCTGATGGCGGCCGCCGGCGATCAGAATCAGCCGGCGACCATGACGCTGATGGGCGGTCCGATCGACACGCGAATCAATCCGACGCAGGTCAATCTGCTGGCTACCACACGCGATCTCGAATGGTTCGAACGGAACGTCATCACCTCGGTGCCGCTGCGCTATCCCGGCGCATTCCGCCGGGTCTATCCAGGGTTCCTGCAGCTCGCGGGGTTCATGACCATGAACCTCGACCGCCATGTCAACGCCCATGTCGACCTGTTTCATCACCTGGTGAAGGGCGATGGCGAGAGTGCCGAGGCCACGCGCCGCTTCTATGACGAATATACGGCTGTCATGGATCTGCCGGCGGAGTTCTACCTGCAGACGATCCGCGAAGTGTTCCAGGAGCACTCGCTGTCGCTCGGCCGTCTCGTCTCGCGTGGCCGTAAGGCGGAGCCGCAGGCGATCCGGCAGACCGCGCTGCTGACCATCGAGGGCGAGAACGACGATATCTGCGCCGCCGGCCAGACCTCGGCCGCGCACGCGCTGTGCTCTGGTCTCTCTGCGGCCAAGAAGGCCCAGCACATCCAGCCCCAGGTCGGCCATTATGGCGTCTTCAACGGCCGCCGCTGGGCGACCGAGATCTATCCGGTGCTGCGCGAGTTCATCCGCACCCACGGCTGA
- a CDS encoding response regulator transcription factor: protein MSDATSTVLVIDDDPDLRASVGRLLRSLGINAQLFASISEFLKSDLPDCPTCLVLDVRLPGQSGLDLQRELAQAKRELPIIFITGHGDIPMSVQAMKGGAIEFLTKPFRDQDLLDAIQLGLSRDRARRENEQDMAALRERFGSLSPREREIVIQVARGRLSKQIAHDIGISEATVKVHRSRAMHKMEARSLPELGRIADKLKLVSDEPQRS, encoded by the coding sequence ATGTCTGACGCAACCTCCACCGTGCTGGTCATTGACGACGATCCGGACCTCCGCGCGTCGGTCGGACGCCTGCTGCGATCGCTCGGCATCAATGCTCAGCTATTTGCGTCCATTTCCGAATTCCTCAAATCCGACCTGCCCGATTGCCCGACCTGCCTGGTGCTCGATGTCAGGTTGCCGGGGCAGAGCGGCCTCGATCTACAGCGCGAGCTCGCTCAAGCCAAAAGGGAACTTCCGATCATCTTCATTACGGGGCACGGCGACATCCCGATGTCGGTGCAAGCGATGAAGGGCGGCGCGATCGAATTCCTGACCAAGCCATTCCGCGATCAGGATCTCCTCGATGCCATTCAGCTCGGCCTCTCCCGCGACCGTGCACGGCGGGAAAATGAGCAGGACATGGCCGCTCTCAGGGAGCGCTTCGGGTCACTGAGCCCCAGGGAGCGCGAAATCGTTATTCAGGTCGCTCGCGGCCGCCTGAGCAAACAGATTGCCCACGATATCGGCATCTCGGAGGCCACGGTGAAGGTGCATCGCAGTCGGGCGATGCACAAGATGGAGGCCCGTTCGCTTCCCGAGCTCGGCCGAATAGCCGACAAGCTCAAGCTGGTATCTGACGAGCCGCAACGCTCCTGA